One Synechococcus sp. CC9605 genomic window carries:
- a CDS encoding DUF938 domain-containing protein, protein MDQRLFFPATERNRGPIGDLLRQLLPASGAVLELASGSGEHAVCFQQRFPHLLWQASDPDPDHRASINAWIQHQGLSPVMPEALNLDVERQPWPLPQKVRAALNAVVCINLLHISPASCTDAVFKESAQLLPSGAPLIIYGPFMRNGAHTSASNAAFDQSLKERNHLWGLRELNQVTAVAAKAGFKTGDVVSMPANNFTIVLSRK, encoded by the coding sequence ATGGATCAACGGCTTTTTTTTCCGGCCACGGAACGCAATCGCGGTCCCATCGGAGACCTGCTGCGCCAGCTGTTGCCCGCCTCAGGAGCTGTGCTGGAACTGGCCAGCGGCAGTGGTGAGCATGCCGTCTGCTTTCAGCAGCGTTTCCCCCATCTGCTTTGGCAGGCCAGCGATCCAGATCCAGACCATCGCGCCAGCATCAACGCCTGGATCCAGCACCAGGGTCTGAGCCCGGTGATGCCAGAAGCTCTCAACCTTGATGTTGAAAGGCAGCCCTGGCCCCTCCCCCAGAAGGTCCGAGCGGCATTGAACGCTGTGGTTTGCATCAATCTGCTGCATATCAGTCCGGCCAGCTGCACGGATGCCGTCTTCAAAGAATCCGCCCAGCTGCTGCCCAGCGGAGCCCCCTTGATCATTTATGGCCCGTTCATGCGCAATGGGGCTCACACGAGTGCAAGCAATGCCGCCTTCGACCAATCCCTGAAGGAACGCAACCATCTGTGGGGATTGAGAGAACTGAACCAGGTGACAGCCGTTGCCGCCAAGGCAGGCTTCAAAACCGGCGACGTGGTCTCCATGCCAGCGAACAACTTTACGATCGTCCTAAGTCGCAAATAA